The Gossypium hirsutum isolate 1008001.06 chromosome D03, Gossypium_hirsutum_v2.1, whole genome shotgun sequence genomic interval AATCATATGCCAATCATTATCGAAGGAGGAAAGAATAATTTTTAAGCGGTGCCACTTGACACATTGACGGcattagtataatttttttttaaaatacatgtatttttgattttatacataataaaaaaacgCATGTTACAAAAAAAATCGTGGTGCCATCTGATACATTAGCGGTATcgtttgatttttataaaaataataaaaatctacAAGTAAAAAATGCTGAAAAAAAGGGTCAAACCCTCTTTTCTTTCTGTCTTTTGTTTGGGGTTACACCAGATGAtgttatgtttaaaaaaaatcaaattggtatCGCTAACATGTTAGGCGACaccacaaatttttttttgtaccatgtattttagaaaaaaaaattatattggtgCCGTTAATGTATCTGGCAACACCacataaaagataattttttCTCGTTGAGAATGATTGACATATGATTGGGTTGAATTTAGGGTGGTGCCACCTGATAGGTTGACCACACTCAATGTTACTACAGAAAACATTCCATCTTCGTAAACAATTTAGATCCTAtactattttcgtaattaattttttatattatttcgataaaaaactcaattttttccTATATAATAAAGGCTAAAAGcgtaatttcaaaataaaaagaatattaaaataaaaaattcgatTAGATTCGCTAATCACTCCAACAAAATATTATGATATCGTGAAttattatatcaaatttaaaatttttttcaaatcaatttatAGAGTAAATAAGAACAAACTCTCTCTACATACTATTTCTCAATCCATAATTCTAACAGAGAACTTTACCAAAATTAAACATCTACTTCATTCAATAATTATAAGTAAAGCTAAGCAATTCATGTTGTTAAACTAGAAAGTTCCAAATCTGCCGATCAAGTTTAGACTCCTCTGGcaaaacttttatatatatatataataacatggtGGCTCTAAAGGCAACCGTAGTAACCAGAAGCTCCCAGGTTGATCTTTCTTCTCATAATCAATCATAAACCCCAAATTCCATTAAAAACCTCTCGTAATTTTTTAGCACTCAAATGCTTTAATGGGTTTCCTTGATTCTGTCTTTGAATTCTTCGACTGTGATTGGCCGAGCCATAAAAAGCTCAAAAAGAAGATACTCCAGGTCTGCAATGGCGATTCAACTTCAACtttctacttcttcttcttttttaatttcgtTAAAATATTCGTTTTTTTTTTGCAGACGGTGGAGATAAAAGTGAAGATGGATTGCGAAGGATGCGAAAGGAAGGTGAAGAAATCAGTGCAAGGCATGAAAGGGGTGACGCAAGTGGAGGTGAACCCTAAACAAAGCAAGCTCACGGTGGTGGGTTACGTGGATCCCGATAAGGTATTAGAACGGGTCAGGCATCGGACGGGGAAGAAGGTGGAGTTTTGGCCTTACGTGCCTTACGATTTGGTGCCGCACCCTTACGCACCGGGGGCGTATGATAAGAAAGCGCCGCCTGGGTATGTGCGGAATGTGGTCGGAGATCCTCAGGCCGGTGAGTTGGCCAGGGCTACCTCCTTCGAAGTGAAGTACACTACCGCGTTTAGCGATGAGAACCCAAATGCCTGTGTCATCATGTGAAAAAATTATGAACCTGCtgttttttaatcttattttttggaccattttttttaaaaaatctttgtaCATTATTATTAGTGTGCTTTGCATTTGTTTTACCATCCCACTTTTGCATTTTGTATATTATATTAGAAaaggaaaatatatttttagtatattttattattatcgaTACCATGTTAGAATTATGATGGTTTGTGATGGTTTATATAATAGTCAAAGAGTCGTAAAAGATAGTATATTCGAGTTTCCTTAACAGGTTAGAGCACGAGAAGTGAGAAAGTGATGGTTGAGGGTATGAGTGTAAATAGAGATCCATTTTCTTGGTCTCAAATTGAGATAACAATGGAATGAGACGAAAGATGAATAATACTAAATCCATTTTCTATATtacatttttaccttttttttatagtttgtataaggataaaatgataatttcatataaTGGAGTAGGTCAGGATGGGACAAACAATTACAATAACCGCTTCATACCCACTATCAAGAAGAAAAAATCTACCCCGCATCACTCCGCATCcattttttagaagaaaaaaaaccaCTCGAATTCAGAGTAGATCGGTTCAGAACCTATTAGGCGGTTCAAGTTTTGCCATTCCTAGTTTCAAATGAATCTTATAAAGGGTGTTGCCAATATTTCTCATTTCTCATCACATTATGAGtcattttcttattagttttgtATTCCTTGATGCTTAGTCAA includes:
- the LOC107908235 gene encoding heavy metal-associated isoprenylated plant protein 27, whose translation is MGFLDSVFEFFDCDWPSHKKLKKKILQTVEIKVKMDCEGCERKVKKSVQGMKGVTQVEVNPKQSKLTVVGYVDPDKVLERVRHRTGKKVEFWPYVPYDLVPHPYAPGAYDKKAPPGYVRNVVGDPQAGELARATSFEVKYTTAFSDENPNACVIM